In Tubulanus polymorphus chromosome 2, tnTubPoly1.2, whole genome shotgun sequence, a single window of DNA contains:
- the LOC141899879 gene encoding uncharacterized protein LOC141899879 isoform X2, producing MMSRAIRAETRSRAKEDIKRVINAIDKVRKWEKKWVTIGETTMKIYKWVPVTSQTIMSVQGQGKKGLFIRKLPGKGKEKNSDLNNRQSRTPSKLNTENNESKTFNASAGTKFINEDSNMTQATQESTTFSEFNEDSNMSFPDPMSSQTSTQEDSNEGDPDMRLALSMIRNDHMKENQNDDSQESVTPVLQQVASVPDMKPHESSDSS from the exons ATGATGTCTCGAGCAATACGCGCAGAAACAAGGAGCCGAGCTAAAGAAGACATAAAACGAGTTATAAATGCCATTGATAAAGTGAGAAAATG GGAGAAAAAATGGGTTACTATTGGTGAGActacaatgaaaatatacaagTGGGTTCCAG TTACAAGTCAGACCATTATGTCAGTCCAG GGACAAGGGAAAAAAGGACTTTTTATCCGAAAATTGCCAGGAAAAGGGAAGGAAAAAAACTCTGATTTGA ATAATCGACAGAGCAGGACACCTTCAAAATTaaacactgaaaataatgaatcgaaAACCTTTAATG CATCGGCTGGAACAAAGTTCATCAATGAGGACAGCAACATGACGCAGGCCACCCAAGAATCAACCACGTTCTCTGAGTTTAATGAAGACTCAAATATGTCATTCCCAGACCCGATGTCTAGTCAAACGTCAACACAAGAAGACAGTAATGAAGGAGATCCTGATATGAGGTTGG CATTGAGCATGATCAGGAATGAccatatgaaagaaaatcaaaatgatgatagtCAAG AATCAGTGACACCAGTACTTCAGCAGGTGGCAAGTGTGCCTGATATGAAACCACATGAAAGCAGCGATAGCAGTTGA
- the LOC141899879 gene encoding uncharacterized protein LOC141899879 isoform X3: protein MMSRAIRAETRSRAKEDIKRVINAIDKVRKWEKKWVTIGETTMKIYKWVPVTSQTIMSVQGQGKKGLFIRKLPGKGKEKNSDLTSAGTKFINEDSNMTQATQESTTFSEFNEDSNMSFPDPMSSQTSTQEDSNEGDPDMRLALSMIRNDHMKENQNDDSQESVTPVLQQVASVPDMKPHESSDSS, encoded by the exons ATGATGTCTCGAGCAATACGCGCAGAAACAAGGAGCCGAGCTAAAGAAGACATAAAACGAGTTATAAATGCCATTGATAAAGTGAGAAAATG GGAGAAAAAATGGGTTACTATTGGTGAGActacaatgaaaatatacaagTGGGTTCCAG TTACAAGTCAGACCATTATGTCAGTCCAG GGACAAGGGAAAAAAGGACTTTTTATCCGAAAATTGCCAGGAAAAGGGAAGGAAAAAAACTCTGATTTGA CATCGGCTGGAACAAAGTTCATCAATGAGGACAGCAACATGACGCAGGCCACCCAAGAATCAACCACGTTCTCTGAGTTTAATGAAGACTCAAATATGTCATTCCCAGACCCGATGTCTAGTCAAACGTCAACACAAGAAGACAGTAATGAAGGAGATCCTGATATGAGGTTGG CATTGAGCATGATCAGGAATGAccatatgaaagaaaatcaaaatgatgatagtCAAG AATCAGTGACACCAGTACTTCAGCAGGTGGCAAGTGTGCCTGATATGAAACCACATGAAAGCAGCGATAGCAGTTGA
- the LOC141899879 gene encoding uncharacterized protein LOC141899879 isoform X1 has protein sequence MMSRAIRAETRSRAKEDIKRVINAIDKVRKWEKKWVTIGETTMKIYKWVPVTSQTIMSVQGQGKKGLFIRKLPGKGKEKNSDLTDNRQSRTPSKLNTENNESKTFNASAGTKFINEDSNMTQATQESTTFSEFNEDSNMSFPDPMSSQTSTQEDSNEGDPDMRLALSMIRNDHMKENQNDDSQESVTPVLQQVASVPDMKPHESSDSS, from the exons ATGATGTCTCGAGCAATACGCGCAGAAACAAGGAGCCGAGCTAAAGAAGACATAAAACGAGTTATAAATGCCATTGATAAAGTGAGAAAATG GGAGAAAAAATGGGTTACTATTGGTGAGActacaatgaaaatatacaagTGGGTTCCAG TTACAAGTCAGACCATTATGTCAGTCCAG GGACAAGGGAAAAAAGGACTTTTTATCCGAAAATTGCCAGGAAAAGGGAAGGAAAAAAACTCTGATTTGA CAGATAATCGACAGAGCAGGACACCTTCAAAATTaaacactgaaaataatgaatcgaaAACCTTTAATG CATCGGCTGGAACAAAGTTCATCAATGAGGACAGCAACATGACGCAGGCCACCCAAGAATCAACCACGTTCTCTGAGTTTAATGAAGACTCAAATATGTCATTCCCAGACCCGATGTCTAGTCAAACGTCAACACAAGAAGACAGTAATGAAGGAGATCCTGATATGAGGTTGG CATTGAGCATGATCAGGAATGAccatatgaaagaaaatcaaaatgatgatagtCAAG AATCAGTGACACCAGTACTTCAGCAGGTGGCAAGTGTGCCTGATATGAAACCACATGAAAGCAGCGATAGCAGTTGA
- the LOC141899879 gene encoding uncharacterized protein LOC141899879 isoform X4, with amino-acid sequence MMSRAIRAETRSRAKEDIKRVINAIDKVRKWEKKWVTIGETTMKIYKWVPVTSQTIMSVQGQGKKGLFIRKLPGKGKEKNSDLTDNRQSRTPSKLNTENNESKTFNASAGTKFINEDSNMTQATQESTTFSEFNEDSNMSFPDPMSSQTSTQEDSNEGDPDMSIEHDQE; translated from the exons ATGATGTCTCGAGCAATACGCGCAGAAACAAGGAGCCGAGCTAAAGAAGACATAAAACGAGTTATAAATGCCATTGATAAAGTGAGAAAATG GGAGAAAAAATGGGTTACTATTGGTGAGActacaatgaaaatatacaagTGGGTTCCAG TTACAAGTCAGACCATTATGTCAGTCCAG GGACAAGGGAAAAAAGGACTTTTTATCCGAAAATTGCCAGGAAAAGGGAAGGAAAAAAACTCTGATTTGA CAGATAATCGACAGAGCAGGACACCTTCAAAATTaaacactgaaaataatgaatcgaaAACCTTTAATG CATCGGCTGGAACAAAGTTCATCAATGAGGACAGCAACATGACGCAGGCCACCCAAGAATCAACCACGTTCTCTGAGTTTAATGAAGACTCAAATATGTCATTCCCAGACCCGATGTCTAGTCAAACGTCAACACAAGAAGACAGTAATGAAGGAGATCCTGATATGAG CATTGAGCATGATCAGGAATGA
- the LOC141899877 gene encoding tRNA-dihydrouridine(20a/20b) synthase [NAD(P)+]-like, with protein sequence MAGTRDIEGRISPIDMLKSPNLTKICAPMVRYSKLGFRTLVKKYGCDLTFTPMIISDAFIQSKKARDSDFTTNPDDRPLIVQFASKNATELATAAEIVVPFSDGVDLNCGCPQRWAIADGYGCCLLRSPDLIKDMVTQARNRVPADFTISIKIRIDKDMRKTVDLCQKAQSAGVSWISVHGRTKDQRHQPVDYSTIKTVKDSLDVPVVANGDIKSIYDARNVQNLTGVDGVMAARGLLNNPAMFAGYDYTPIECLKDWVDISLSVGTHFSVFHHHIMEMCEQLMPKYEKRLFNTLSTTSAVLEYLRTNYGV encoded by the exons ATGGCCGGAACTCGAGATATTGAGGGGAGAATTTCTCCCATAGACATGCTAAAGTCACCAAATTTGACTAAAATATGTGCACCGATGGTACGCTACTCAAA ACTTGGGTTCCGAACCCTTGTGAAGAAGTATGGTTGTGATCTCACGTTTACACCAATGATAATATCTGACGCTTTTATACAATCAAAGAAAGCAAGAGATAGTGATTTCACTACTAACCCTG atgatCGTCCCTTAATTGTTCAATTTGCTTCAAAGAATGCCACTGAACTAGCTACTGCTGCCGAAATTGTAGTTCC ATTCTCTGATGGTGTGGATTTGAACTGTGGTTGTCCACAAAG aTGGGCAATTGCGGATGGCTATGGGTGCTGCTTATTGAGAAGCCCAGATTTAATTAAAGATATGGTAACGCAAGCAAGAAACAGGGTTCCAGCTGACTTCACTATATCGATCAAAATTCGCATAGATAAGGACATGAG GAAAACTGTGGACCTTTGTCAAAAAGCTCAAAGCGCTGGTGTATCATGGATTTCAGTTCACGGACGGACTAAAGATCAGCGGCATCAACCTGTCGATTACAGCACAATCAAAACAGTAAAAGATAGTCTGGATGTACCGGTTGTTGCTAATGGTGATATAAAATCGATCTATGATGCGAGGAATGTTCAGAATCTCACTGGAGTTGATG GTGTCATGGCTGCAAGAGGTCTTCTGAACAACCCTGCAATGTTTGCTGGATATGATTACACTCCTATTGAATGTTTAAAAGATTGG GTGGACATTAGTTTATCAGTTGGAACGCATTTTTCtgtatttcatcatcatatcATGGAGATGTGTGAACAGCTGATGCctaaatatgaaaaaagacTATTCAATACATTAAGCACAACGTCAGCGGTGTTAGAATATTTAAGAACCAATTATGGTGTATGA
- the LOC141899092 gene encoding transient receptor potential cation channel subfamily A member 1-like, which yields MAKRRSFLSLASLVKPGKFSPKRDIEIDDLGDDETCMLTDSPLRLFKFANVGNLVELERCYNQNNSLIHTKNSKKRTVLHIAAAKGHVPIIDFCVNHGSDIDAQDCIGDTPLHVAVENNQVSVTKYLLKYGANTNILNNKKMAAIHIATSNSQEEVLKILCECREVDVNLPDGETSSIALHRAAGNDDVLCLKILLKNDANVYAKCKKGGTPFHAAAHNGAIHVLEEFLKLGRENDIRLQEIVNIANVERFKPLHSAVSSGNTEVVRICIMAGADIDTNEGDLSTPLHLACAMGKTEMVKVMVEALNLRCSDSMLCAINYRDQQRMTPLHHAAMFDHYGLIEYLVDSGAEVNAADMFKRTPLLLAMSKNACSAVKILLERGADIMLTDQYKRNFIHLAIINHVNLSNLGPRINQKMERLVNEKDNFGCTPLHYASKHGYLVSLNTLINHGVEMNLLNNDNESPLHFAARYGRYQSCKKLLDSLKGPGIINQTDGHGQSALHKAAKNGHYKVVQLLLRRGAIFMRDYSGYNPFHIAAENGYVKTMKAFAGVHSHILNSRNNVGNTALHITAMNGHADAVTFLLDIGVQLDVYNDDGYLFIDLVVQEKLSDVGLAVIHNKRWKEAMALSSQKYVTPFLGLIKELPDVCLVTLDQCQTLVRQEQYKCGKTVSTWNYDFTLLQTPMHEMTDLREKGEEYTPLIALNKMIKFQRIGCLGHPVLANYLNMKWNAYGKWCHYANLFVYWMFLAILTTVVILHKGVTVSVEDDSNNTTSTYRKIVRPNDVEETVFLCLGMIFCAFNIIKEFCQMWQQRYRYLQEWLNNLLEWCLYLSASTYFIVRLDPNLCAENPQVTVSGALAVLLAWVNLLLFFQRSDRFGIYVVMYWEILKTLLEVLFAFFGLFVAFGLAFYSLTMPDKFVTGFATPAWAMFRIGGMFMVQLEDIMEYLPNRDPFSNRNFTHQTAIAILLVVFTLFMPILLMNMLIGLAVGDIDSIQRNARIKRIALQADFHSELERKLPRKWLEKSDQVTYQVGPNGRGHECLGILKYILTMPFTLETKTNADEYQNMDEKLRSSQQAIIYEELYKQKLRLKDLTTTIEKQYSLTRLIVQKMEIETEAEETDEGSLTTNALINWKKSFGKIGKNKMLKIGDGPHLTDNLSDSMMQIQKVKQFDAM from the exons GGAATTTAGTGGAACTGGAGAGATGTTACAACCAGAATAATTCGTTGATACACACGAAAAACTCGAAAAAACGTACTGTTTTACACATAGCCGCTGCGAAGGGACATGTACCAATTATAGATTTCTGCGTAAACCATGGAAGCG ACATCGATGCTCAGGATTGTATCGGGGATACGCCGCTGCATGTTGCTGTTGAAAATAACCAGGTTTCAGTCACGAAATACTTGCTTAAATACGGCGCCAATACAAACATCCTGAATAAcaaaaagatggccgccatacATATAGCGACATCTAATTCACAAGAAGAAGTtttgaag ATATTGTGTGAATGCCGAGAGGTGGATGTAAATCTACCCGATGGGGAAACGTCGTCGATTGCCTTACATAGGGCTGCTGGTAATGATGACGTTTTGTGTCTGAAGATACTT CTCAAAAACGATGCAAACGTATATGCTAAATGTAAGAAGGGTGGAACACCATTCCATGCCGCGGCACATAACGGAGCCATACATGTTTTAGAAGAATTCTTGAAACTCG GTAGGGAAAACGATATTCGGCTGCAAGAAATAGTTAATATCGCTAATGTGGAGAGGTTTAAACCATTACATTCTGCAGTTAGCAGTGGAAATACGGAG GTGGTCAGAATCTGTATAATGGCTGGCGCTGATATCGATACAAATGAG GGAGACTTATCCACGCCCCTCCATTTGGCATGCGCCATGGGTAAAACAGAAATGGTTAAAGTTATGGTGGAGGCTTTAAACCTACGTTGCAGTGATTCTATGCTATGCGCTATCAATTATAGAGACCAACAGCGAATGACACCACTGCACCATGCCGCCATGTTTGACCACTATGGTCTAATTGAATATCTTGTTGATTCG GGAGCTGAAGTGAACGCGGCGGATATGTTCAAACGCACACCGTTGTTATTAGCTATGTCGAAAAACGCCTGTAGCGCGGtaaaaatattactagaaagaGGAGCAGATATCATGTTGACTGACCAGTACAAACGGAACTTTATCCACCTAGCAATTATCAACCatgtaaatttatcaaatctagGACCTCGGATTAATCAG aaaatggaaaGATTGgttaatgaaaaagataattttGGATGCACACCGCTGCACTACGCGTCGAAACACGGTTACTTAGTCTCGTTGAATACACTTATAAATCACGGCGTTGAAATGAATCTACTTAACAACGATAACGAATCACCACTTCATTTTGCCGCAAG ATATGGTCGTTATCAGTCCTGCAAAAAGTTGCTCGATAGTCTGAAAGGTCCAGGAATAATAAACCAAACTGACGGACATGGACAATCTGCTTTACATAAGGCTGCAAAAAATGGACACTACAAAGTTGTACAACTTCTGCTAAGACGAGGGGCCATATTTATGAG GGACTATTCCGGATACAATCCTTTTCACATCGCAGCAGAAAACGGATACGTTAAGACTATGAAGGCATTCGCCGGCGTACATTCCCATATTCTAAACAGCAGGAACAATGTAGGG AATACCGCTTTGCATATCACGGCCATGAACGGCCATGCAGATGCCGTCACATTTTTATTAGATATAGGAGTTCAACTTGATGTGTATAATGATGATGGATACTTATTCATTGATCTAGTCGTTCAGGAAAAACTAAGCGATGTCGGATTGGCCGTTATTCACAATAAAAG GTGGAAAGAAGCAATGGCACTATCGTCACAGAAATATGTGACCCCTTTTCTTGGACTTATCAAAGAACTTCCCGATGTATGTTTG GTTACACTCGACCAATGCCAGACTCTGGTGAGGCAGGAGCAATACAAATGCGGAAAAACTGTTTCCACC TGGAACTACGATTTCACCCTACTGCAAACACCAATGCACGAAATGACTGATTTGCGAGAAAAGGGAGAGGAATATACACCACTTATTGCGCTGAAT AAGATGATTAAGTTCCAACGAATCGGGTGCCTTGGACATCCTGTATTGGCGAATTACCTGAATATGAAATG GAACGCTTATGGGAAGTGGTGCCACTACGCAAATTTGTTCGTTTATTGGATGTTTCTGGCAATTTTGACAACAGTAGTGATTTTGCACAAAGGAGTGACAGTCAGTGTAGAAGACGATTCCAATAACACGACTTCGACATATCGTAAAATC GTTCGTCCGAATGACGTTGAGGAAACGGTGTTCTTGTGCTTGGGAATGATATTCTGTGCGTTCAACATCATCAAAGAATTTTGTCAAATGTGGCAGCAA AGATATCGGTACCTACAGGAATGGTTGAATAACTTATTGGAGTGGTGTTTGTATCTTAGCGCTTCAACATACTTCATAGTTAGGTTGGATCCTAATTTGTGCGCAGAAAACCCGCAGGTGACAGTTTCCGGGGCATTGGCTGTTCTCCTGGCTTGGGTGAATTTGCTTCTCTTTTTCCAAAG ATCGGACAGATTTGGTATTTACGTCGTTATGTACTgggaaatattgaaaacactgctgGAAGTGTTGTTCGCTTTTTTCGGCCTGTTCGTAGCATTTGGCTTAGCTTTCTACAGTTTAACGATGCCTGAC AAATTTGTAACCGGGTTTGCGACTCCAGCGTGGGCTATGTTTAGAATTGGGGGGATGTTCATGGTACAGTTGGAAGATATAATGGAATATCTACCTAACAGAGATCCGTTTTCAAACCGGAACTTCACTCATCAAACAGCCATCGCTATACTGCTAGTTGTATTCACGCTATTCATGCCAATTCTACTGATGAATATGTTG ATCGGTCTTGCTGTCGGGGATATTGATAGTATCCAGAGGAATGCACGGATAAAAAGAATAGCACTTCAG GCCGATTTCCACAGCGAATTAGAAAGAAAGTTACCAAGaaaatggcttgaaaaaagtGATCAGGTTACCTATCAAGTGGGTCCAAATGGACGTGGACACGAATGTTTAGGAATACTTAAG TACATCCTTACGATGCCATTTACTTTGGAGACGAAAACAAACGCTGATGAATACCAGAACATGGATGAAAAATTACGATCAAGTCAACAGGCTATCATTTATGAAGAGCTGTACAAACAAAAGCTCAG GTTGAAGGATCTAACAACAACAATTGAAAAACAGTACAGCCTGACGAGACTTATAGTTCAAAAGATGGAAATTGAAACTGAAGCTGAAGAAACTGATGAAGGATCACTGACAACAAATGCTCTCATCAACTGGAAAAAAAGTTTCggaaaaattggaaaaaacaaaatgcttAAAATAGGAGATGGACCGCATTTGACAGACAATTTATCTGATTCTATGATGCagattcaaaaagttaaacaatttgatgCCATGTAG